The Chelatococcus sp. HY11 genome includes a window with the following:
- a CDS encoding ABC transporter substrate-binding protein: protein MGFLHRTVVTVVALAALTPAAVMAQAFTVKDVAGREVKFDKPVDRVILGEGRLLYSVAAIEPDPFSKVVGWRNDLMRNDDDTYKAYVAKFPKAKDVPFLGNLTDGTLQTETVVNLKPDAMILTIGDKKAADEVKLEEMLGKIGVKVVYVDFREHILKNTEPSLKVLGQLFGKSERADEVAAFWRKELARVADKLKAANPKRPNVFMYRAAGLVECCGTFGPDNFGLMADLAGGHNIGSDFLPGYTGSINAEQVVATNPDVIVVTGANWSQTPNAKNFVNVGPGAVASAGASREALAALMKEPAFTGSKAVKNNDVHAIWHQFYTSPYQFVAIQQMAKWFHPELFADLDPDATFKEFHNKFLPIAYQPGYWISLDGGKK from the coding sequence ATGGGTTTCCTTCATCGAACCGTGGTCACGGTCGTCGCGCTGGCAGCGCTGACGCCGGCCGCCGTCATGGCTCAGGCCTTCACCGTGAAGGACGTAGCCGGACGCGAGGTCAAATTCGACAAACCCGTTGATCGCGTCATCCTCGGCGAGGGGCGTCTTCTCTATTCCGTCGCGGCCATCGAGCCCGATCCCTTCTCGAAAGTGGTGGGATGGCGCAACGACCTCATGCGCAACGATGACGACACCTACAAGGCCTATGTCGCCAAGTTTCCCAAGGCCAAGGATGTGCCGTTTCTCGGCAACCTGACCGACGGAACGTTGCAAACCGAGACGGTCGTCAATCTCAAGCCCGACGCCATGATCTTGACCATCGGCGACAAGAAGGCCGCCGATGAGGTCAAGCTTGAGGAGATGCTGGGCAAGATCGGCGTGAAGGTCGTCTACGTCGACTTTCGCGAGCATATCTTGAAGAATACGGAGCCCAGCCTCAAGGTACTCGGTCAGCTCTTCGGCAAAAGCGAGCGCGCCGACGAGGTTGCCGCTTTCTGGCGCAAGGAGCTCGCGCGCGTCGCCGACAAGCTGAAGGCCGCCAATCCGAAGCGCCCGAACGTCTTCATGTACCGCGCCGCCGGGCTCGTGGAGTGCTGCGGGACTTTTGGCCCCGACAACTTCGGGCTGATGGCGGATCTGGCTGGTGGCCATAACATCGGCTCGGATTTCCTGCCTGGTTATACCGGCTCCATCAATGCCGAGCAGGTCGTCGCGACCAACCCCGACGTCATCGTGGTGACCGGCGCCAACTGGAGCCAGACCCCGAATGCCAAGAACTTCGTCAATGTCGGTCCGGGCGCGGTCGCGTCGGCGGGGGCGAGCCGGGAGGCGCTGGCGGCGTTGATGAAGGAGCCCGCCTTCACCGGATCGAAGGCCGTGAAGAACAATGATGTTCACGCGATCTGGCACCAGTTCTACACGAGCCCCTACCAGTTCGTGGCGATCCAGCAGATGGCCAAGTGGTTCCATCCGGAACTCTTCGCGGACCTCGATCCTGACGCGACGTTCAAGGAGTTCCACAATAAGTTCCTGCCGATTGCCTACCAGCCGGGTTATTGGATCTCGCTGGACGGCGGTAAGAAATAA
- a CDS encoding class I SAM-dependent methyltransferase, which translates to MTDVHSSNYSLRDEIREYWSIRSETFDLGVGHEIFSDAERRGWHRLITRHLGQGEGRAALDLACGTAVISHLMHDLGFAVTGADWSEAMLSRARAKAAKRGSDIRFIMCDAENTMEARGSYDVIITRHLVWTLVDPRAAFAEWYALLKPGGKLLVVDLNQDKKTWAGLLRASLEKITGKPIAGMRDADLADRDQRIRSQLFFSKGMTAESVVTLLEEAGFTGTVVDRKMHDIHLAQARKMPLLRGLDRLFQDRYAICVTKPLT; encoded by the coding sequence ATGACGGACGTGCATAGCTCAAACTATTCACTGCGCGACGAAATCCGCGAATATTGGTCAATACGCTCCGAAACCTTTGACTTGGGCGTAGGACACGAAATTTTTTCCGACGCGGAGAGGCGCGGCTGGCATCGGCTGATCACGCGGCATCTCGGTCAGGGAGAGGGGCGAGCAGCTCTGGACCTTGCCTGTGGCACGGCCGTCATCTCGCATCTCATGCACGACCTGGGTTTCGCTGTTACAGGCGCCGACTGGTCGGAGGCGATGCTGTCCCGGGCACGCGCCAAGGCGGCGAAGCGCGGCAGCGATATCCGCTTCATCATGTGCGACGCCGAGAACACCATGGAGGCCCGTGGCAGCTACGATGTCATCATTACGCGCCACCTCGTCTGGACCCTGGTCGATCCCAGGGCCGCATTCGCGGAATGGTATGCGCTACTGAAGCCGGGCGGAAAACTACTGGTCGTCGACCTGAACCAAGACAAAAAGACATGGGCCGGTCTGCTCCGCGCATCGCTGGAGAAAATCACCGGCAAGCCGATAGCTGGAATGCGGGATGCGGATCTCGCCGATCGTGATCAGCGAATTCGGTCGCAGCTGTTTTTTTCCAAGGGCATGACCGCGGAATCAGTGGTGACGCTCCTCGAGGAGGCTGGCTTCACCGGCACCGTGGTGGACCGGAAAATGCATGACATTCATCTGGCGCAGGCCCGCAAGATGCCCTTGTTGCGTGGGCTGGACCGTCTCTTCCAGGATCGATACGCGATCTGCGTCACAAAGCCCCTGACCTAA
- the nrdR gene encoding transcriptional regulator NrdR encodes MRCPFCGSLDTQVKDSRPTDDHSSIRRRRVCPDCGGRFTTFERVQLRELMVLKRSGRRVPFDRDKLTRSVNVSLRKRAVDPERVERLINGVVRQLESTGESEVTSQMIGEVVMKALRNLDSVAYVRFASVYRNFREAQDFKALIGELALEELPVEADVGEAARGVDASGGADAPGSADTKT; translated from the coding sequence ATGCGTTGCCCGTTCTGCGGCAGTCTCGACACGCAGGTGAAGGACTCCCGGCCGACCGATGATCATTCCTCCATCCGCCGTCGGCGTGTCTGTCCGGACTGCGGTGGTCGTTTCACCACGTTCGAACGCGTTCAGCTGCGCGAGCTGATGGTGTTGAAGCGGTCCGGGCGGCGGGTGCCCTTCGACCGCGACAAGCTCACGCGATCCGTCAATGTCTCGCTGCGCAAGCGGGCGGTCGATCCGGAACGCGTCGAGCGGCTTATCAACGGTGTGGTCCGCCAGCTCGAGAGCACAGGCGAGTCTGAAGTCACCAGCCAGATGATCGGCGAGGTCGTAATGAAGGCGCTGCGCAATCTTGACAGCGTCGCCTATGTCCGCTTCGCTTCCGTGTACCGGAACTTTCGTGAGGCGCAGGATTTCAAGGCGCTCATTGGCGAGCTCGCCCTTGAAGAGTTGCCCGTCGAGGCCGATGTTGGGGAGGCCGCGCGAGGGGTTGACGCTTCCGGTGGGGCAGATGCTCCCGGCTCGGCTGACACGAAGACTTGA
- the ribD gene encoding bifunctional diaminohydroxyphosphoribosylaminopyrimidine deaminase/5-amino-6-(5-phosphoribosylamino)uracil reductase RibD translates to MSLDRRFMRDALALGARHLGLTWPNPSVGALIVAPGPEGIILGRGMTQPGGRPHGEPVALAAAGAAARGGTLYVTLEPCSHWGRSPPCVDAVIAAGIARVVSALEDPDPRVAGSGHARLRAAGIAVTTGPLAVEAERAHRGHILRVREGRPAVTVKLAMTADGFAGVAGERLRITGPIANDHVHLMRAHADVIMVGVGTVLADDPALNVRLPGMEARSPVRVIIDTALRTPPSAVVARTALKHPTWIIAGRDAPVEAERALVAQGVEVMRLGSVGTVDLAAALRLLATRGVTRVFCEGGPRLADALAAAGLVDELVTVTGPRALRALSARLGITALGPHLGGLVRGGIVKAAATWDVATSDVARNDAGGAVDGAVDRFTVLERPSSCLPES, encoded by the coding sequence ATGTCCCTGGATCGCCGTTTCATGCGCGATGCGCTCGCCCTTGGCGCGCGGCATCTGGGGCTGACCTGGCCTAATCCCTCTGTCGGCGCCCTCATCGTCGCGCCGGGGCCGGAGGGGATCATCCTGGGCCGTGGCATGACCCAGCCCGGGGGGCGCCCCCATGGCGAGCCCGTGGCGCTAGCCGCTGCCGGCGCGGCGGCGCGCGGCGGGACGCTCTATGTCACACTCGAGCCCTGTTCGCATTGGGGGCGAAGCCCGCCCTGCGTCGACGCGGTCATCGCCGCGGGCATCGCGCGCGTCGTCTCGGCGCTCGAGGATCCTGACCCGCGGGTCGCGGGCTCGGGGCATGCGCGTCTCAGGGCGGCGGGTATCGCCGTGACCACCGGCCCTTTGGCCGTCGAGGCCGAGCGCGCCCATCGCGGCCATATCCTGCGTGTACGCGAGGGACGACCGGCGGTCACCGTGAAGCTCGCGATGACCGCGGACGGTTTCGCCGGCGTCGCGGGTGAGCGCCTGCGCATCACGGGGCCCATCGCCAACGACCACGTCCATCTCATGCGCGCGCATGCCGATGTGATCATGGTGGGCGTCGGCACGGTGCTCGCCGATGATCCCGCCCTGAATGTGCGGCTGCCGGGGATGGAGGCTCGCTCGCCCGTGCGCGTGATCATCGACACGGCACTCCGCACGCCACCCTCAGCGGTGGTCGCGCGAACGGCGCTCAAGCATCCGACATGGATCATCGCTGGCCGGGACGCGCCGGTCGAGGCCGAGCGAGCACTGGTCGCGCAGGGCGTCGAGGTGATGCGGCTTGGCTCCGTCGGCACGGTCGATCTCGCTGCGGCGCTGCGGCTTCTGGCGACGCGTGGTGTGACACGCGTCTTTTGCGAGGGGGGCCCGCGACTGGCGGATGCGCTCGCCGCCGCCGGCTTGGTCGATGAGCTCGTGACCGTGACGGGACCGCGCGCGCTGCGGGCGTTGTCGGCGCGACTGGGCATCACCGCTCTTGGACCGCATCTTGGTGGACTTGTTCGCGGCGGGATTGTCAAAGCCGCCGCCACATGGGATGTCGCCACATCTGACGTTGCAAGGAATGACGCGGGCGGCGCGGTCGACGGGGCCGTTGATCGCTTCACCGTCCTTGAAAGGCCAAGTTCATGTTTACCGGAATCGTGA
- a CDS encoding riboflavin synthase produces MFTGIVTDVGEIVAAEDFQGTLRRLRIISRYDPETIAIGASIACGGPCLTVVAVGPHGQGSWFEVDAAAETLALTTVGDWTVGTRINLERSLKIGDELGGHIVTGHVDGIGTIVARQDITEAGEGSSWGATARFDIRAPEAIAAFIATKGSVALDGCSLTVNHVEGSVFSILLIPHTLEVTTWGARNVGDRLNLEVDLMARYAARLAEARGAGY; encoded by the coding sequence ATGTTTACCGGAATCGTGACCGATGTCGGCGAGATCGTCGCCGCGGAGGACTTCCAGGGGACCCTGCGCCGTCTGCGCATCATTTCCCGCTATGACCCGGAGACGATCGCGATCGGCGCCTCGATCGCCTGTGGCGGTCCTTGCCTCACGGTTGTCGCAGTCGGCCCGCACGGGCAGGGTTCGTGGTTTGAGGTCGACGCGGCTGCCGAAACGCTTGCCTTGACGACGGTGGGCGACTGGACAGTCGGCACGCGTATCAATCTCGAACGCTCCCTCAAGATCGGTGACGAGCTCGGGGGACATATCGTCACGGGCCATGTGGACGGGATCGGCACGATCGTCGCGCGTCAGGACATCACGGAGGCGGGCGAGGGGAGTTCCTGGGGGGCGACCGCCCGGTTCGACATCCGCGCCCCCGAGGCTATTGCCGCGTTCATCGCCACCAAGGGTTCGGTTGCGCTCGACGGCTGTTCTCTGACGGTCAATCACGTCGAGGGCAGCGTGTTCTCCATCCTCCTCATTCCGCATACGCTCGAGGTCACGACCTGGGGCGCGAGAAATGTTGGCGACCGCCTCAATCTAGAGGTGGATCTCATGGCTCGCTATGCCGCACGCCTTGCGGAGGCGCGGGGGGCGGGTTACTGA
- a CDS encoding adenylate/guanylate cyclase domain-containing protein, with product MAMSIKTRFRIRVMIAVTAICALIGAVIQWRSIDNLTPAMIGALVVGLIGACVCYFEMAFHDRLRRVSLGAALALRLVAYLAIVLMIGKLVRLVTGIPYEASSSDIWGTLALTFGFNFLFVLRRQFGTTNLIALVTGRYRQPRQEERAVLFLDLAGSTGTAERLGDVRFHAFLDTLFTDMTDAILDRGGEIYRYIGDEVIVTWQVPSLLKSARRRHDVLDCFFAIRDALAANRSRYEATFGTSPHFRGALHVGPLVVGEMGDFKREIVLLGDLMNTTSRIESLCRDLGKDYLVSAAAHDLLAAGGMEDLHFEDLGPVRIRGKRVSIHLFAASDKPPATSTTDEAAKTYPTTAETSGVTTPEKVD from the coding sequence ATGGCCATGAGCATCAAGACCCGCTTCAGAATACGCGTTATGATTGCGGTCACGGCCATATGCGCGTTGATCGGCGCCGTCATCCAATGGCGCTCCATCGATAATCTGACACCTGCGATGATCGGCGCGCTTGTCGTCGGGCTGATCGGTGCCTGCGTCTGCTATTTTGAAATGGCCTTCCACGACCGCCTACGGCGCGTGAGCCTGGGCGCGGCGCTGGCGCTTCGTCTTGTCGCCTATCTTGCCATCGTGCTGATGATCGGGAAGCTCGTCCGTCTCGTCACGGGCATCCCCTATGAGGCGAGCAGCAGCGACATCTGGGGAACGCTCGCGCTGACTTTCGGCTTCAACTTCCTTTTCGTCCTGCGACGGCAGTTCGGCACCACCAACCTCATCGCGCTGGTCACCGGCCGCTACAGGCAGCCGCGGCAGGAGGAGCGGGCCGTTCTCTTCCTTGACCTCGCCGGCTCGACAGGAACCGCGGAGCGGCTGGGTGACGTGCGGTTCCATGCCTTCCTCGACACCCTCTTCACCGACATGACCGACGCGATCCTCGATCGCGGTGGCGAAATCTACCGTTACATCGGCGATGAGGTCATCGTGACATGGCAAGTGCCGTCACTGCTGAAATCGGCGCGGCGGCGCCACGACGTGCTCGATTGCTTCTTTGCTATTCGCGACGCGCTCGCCGCGAACAGGTCGCGCTACGAGGCCACCTTCGGCACGTCGCCGCATTTCCGGGGAGCTCTCCACGTCGGCCCCCTGGTGGTCGGCGAGATGGGAGACTTCAAACGCGAAATCGTGCTGCTCGGCGACCTGATGAACACGACCTCACGGATTGAGTCGCTCTGTCGGGATCTCGGAAAAGACTACCTTGTATCCGCGGCCGCCCATGACCTCCTCGCTGCTGGAGGCATGGAAGATCTGCATTTCGAGGATCTCGGGCCTGTCCGCATTCGCGGCAAAAGAGTGTCAATCCACCTGTTTGCGGCCTCTGACAAGCCGCCTGCGACATCCACGACCGACGAAGCCGCCAAAACCTATCCGACGACAGCCGAGACATCTGGTGTCACCACACCGGAAAAAGTGGATTAA
- a CDS encoding phage protease, with protein sequence MISHLALARNDQPQPTGLLVETRVVALQAEGGPPKRIHILPRGPEIVGRDGRSWRMSHPRAVVDAFAANGMPLPIDYEHASEKNADGEARPAVG encoded by the coding sequence ATGATTTCGCACCTCGCCCTTGCCCGGAACGACCAGCCACAGCCCACAGGACTGCTGGTTGAGACGCGAGTCGTCGCCTTGCAGGCGGAGGGCGGTCCGCCCAAGCGCATCCACATTCTGCCGCGCGGGCCCGAGATCGTTGGCCGTGATGGGCGATCCTGGCGCATGAGCCACCCCCGAGCCGTCGTCGATGCCTTCGCAGCCAACGGCATGCCACTGCCGATCGACTATGAGCACGCCAGCGAGAAGAACGCCGATGGGGAGGCACGGCCGGCCGTCGGCTAG
- a CDS encoding ABC transporter ATP-binding protein: protein MVTLQLDQVGAYYGKKLTVSEISTPVLTGGELVAVIGPNAAGKSTLFKRVAGLLKGPGQIRLKGSAKGKRAISYMPQDSSANAVLTVYESILLARKQGQSWSVGDDDLRLIDHIMSALDIQDLSFRDLGALSGGQRQLVSIAQTLAREPDVVIMDEPTSALDLHRQMEVLAFMRAQARQRGMIVLIAIHDLNQALRFADKTLIIAKGRMVACGLSGDIITAEMLRDVYRVEARIERCSRDLSHVIVDANIPA from the coding sequence ATGGTGACGCTCCAGCTCGATCAGGTCGGAGCCTATTACGGCAAGAAGCTGACGGTCTCCGAGATCAGCACGCCTGTGCTGACAGGGGGCGAGCTGGTGGCCGTCATCGGCCCCAACGCCGCGGGCAAGTCGACCCTGTTCAAGCGTGTCGCCGGGCTCCTGAAAGGGCCGGGCCAGATCCGCCTGAAAGGCAGCGCGAAGGGCAAGCGGGCCATCAGCTACATGCCGCAGGACAGTTCGGCGAATGCTGTGCTGACGGTCTATGAATCCATCCTGCTGGCGCGGAAACAGGGCCAGTCGTGGAGCGTCGGCGACGATGACCTGCGGCTGATCGATCACATCATGAGCGCGCTCGATATCCAGGATCTCAGTTTCCGGGATCTCGGCGCGCTCAGCGGGGGGCAGCGGCAGCTCGTGTCCATCGCACAGACACTGGCGCGCGAGCCCGATGTCGTCATCATGGACGAGCCGACCAGCGCGCTCGATCTCCATCGGCAGATGGAGGTGCTGGCCTTCATGCGCGCGCAGGCGCGACAACGCGGCATGATCGTCCTGATCGCGATCCACGACCTCAACCAGGCGCTCCGGTTCGCTGACAAGACGCTGATCATCGCCAAGGGCCGCATGGTCGCTTGCGGCCTCTCCGGAGACATTATCACCGCCGAGATGTTGCGCGACGTCTATCGCGTCGAGGCCCGGATCGAGCGGTGCTCGCGCGATCTCAGCCATGTCATCGTCGACGCCAATATCCCGGCCTGA
- the nusB gene encoding transcription antitermination factor NusB encodes MSDAQISKGERRSAARLAAVQALYEMDVAATGVIEAVAQFEAHWMGQEIDGVSFKPAEAAFFRDIVAGVVREQKPVDRKVDAALAKGWPLTRVEIVLRAVLRAGCYELMFRKDVPVRVVISEYVDVSRAFYSDDEPGFVNAVLDAVAREVRPGELGPRG; translated from the coding sequence ATGAGCGACGCGCAGATTTCCAAGGGCGAACGTCGCAGCGCAGCGCGCCTCGCGGCCGTGCAGGCGCTCTATGAGATGGACGTCGCTGCAACCGGCGTCATCGAGGCGGTTGCCCAGTTCGAGGCGCACTGGATGGGACAGGAGATCGACGGTGTCTCCTTCAAGCCGGCGGAAGCTGCATTTTTTCGCGATATCGTTGCTGGCGTCGTCCGTGAGCAGAAGCCGGTGGATCGCAAGGTCGACGCCGCCCTGGCCAAGGGTTGGCCGCTGACGCGCGTCGAGATCGTCCTGCGCGCCGTCTTGCGTGCCGGCTGCTATGAGCTGATGTTCCGCAAGGATGTGCCCGTCCGCGTCGTCATCTCCGAGTATGTGGATGTATCGCGAGCCTTCTATAGCGACGATGAGCCTGGCTTCGTCAATGCGGTGCTGGATGCCGTCGCTCGCGAGGTTCGGCCTGGAGAGCTCGGGCCGCGCGGCTGA
- a CDS encoding iron ABC transporter permease yields MADPAVGSLEGRGQYRALIRRKLAILTAMVLALCLSFAIDLAWGPARYSLFDVILAVFNPAAVSDSIRTVVWDIRMPVAVMAIVVGAALSVAGAQMQTILANPLASPFTLGISAAASFGAAFAIVVGVPFLPVVASGFIVPLNAFLMALVATLFIHFISQMRGVSVQTVVLLGIALVFTFNAALAFLQYLASEQALSTVVFWTMGSLTKATWPKIWITLTVLLIALPLFARNAWALTAIRLGEDKAASFGVNVRYIRLETMLIISLLAAIPVSFVGTIGFVGLVGPHIARMIFGEDQRFFLPGSVVSGALLLSVTSIVSKSIIPGVVFPIGIITALVGVPFFFSLILTDVRRTW; encoded by the coding sequence ATGGCAGATCCTGCTGTCGGTAGCCTCGAGGGGCGCGGTCAATACCGCGCCCTTATTCGCAGGAAACTCGCCATTCTGACTGCCATGGTGTTGGCGCTGTGTCTGTCCTTCGCCATTGATCTGGCGTGGGGCCCAGCGCGCTATAGCCTTTTCGACGTGATTCTCGCGGTGTTCAATCCCGCCGCTGTTTCGGATTCCATCCGCACGGTGGTCTGGGACATCCGCATGCCGGTTGCGGTCATGGCAATCGTGGTGGGCGCGGCGCTTTCCGTCGCCGGCGCGCAGATGCAGACCATCCTGGCGAACCCGCTCGCGAGCCCGTTCACCCTTGGGATCTCGGCGGCGGCCAGCTTTGGCGCCGCCTTCGCCATCGTTGTCGGCGTGCCATTCCTGCCCGTGGTGGCTTCGGGCTTCATCGTTCCGCTGAACGCCTTTCTGATGGCGCTGGTCGCCACGCTGTTCATCCATTTCATCTCCCAGATGCGCGGCGTATCCGTCCAGACGGTGGTGCTTCTCGGCATCGCCCTTGTCTTCACATTCAACGCGGCGCTCGCCTTCCTGCAATATCTCGCCTCCGAGCAGGCGCTTTCGACTGTGGTGTTCTGGACCATGGGCAGCCTCACGAAGGCGACATGGCCGAAGATCTGGATCACGCTCACGGTGCTGCTGATCGCGCTGCCCCTGTTCGCCCGCAACGCCTGGGCTTTGACCGCCATTCGCCTGGGGGAGGACAAGGCCGCGAGCTTCGGCGTGAATGTGCGCTACATCCGTCTGGAGACCATGCTGATCATCTCGCTTCTCGCGGCCATTCCGGTCAGCTTCGTCGGGACTATCGGCTTTGTCGGGCTTGTAGGCCCGCATATCGCCCGCATGATTTTCGGTGAAGACCAGCGCTTCTTTCTGCCCGGCTCGGTCGTCTCCGGCGCGCTCCTGCTGTCGGTCACGTCGATTGTCAGCAAGTCGATCATTCCCGGCGTCGTCTTCCCGATCGGCATCATCACCGCGCTCGTCGGTGTGCCGTTCTTCTTCTCGCTGATCCTAACCGACGTGAGGCGCACATGGTGA
- the glyA gene encoding serine hydroxymethyltransferase, with protein sequence MSAHEAAAGSHLTNSFFSASLADADPEIARAIELELGRQRDEIELIASENIVSRAVLEAQGSVMTNKYAEGYPRRRYYGGCQFVDIAEDLAIERACRLFDCRFANVQPNSGSQANQAVFMALMQPGDTFMGLDLAAGGHLTHGAPPNMSGKWFKPVPYPVSKTDHRVDMDEVERLAHAHKPKVIVAGGSAYARHWDFERFRAIADAVGAYFMVDIAHFAGLVAGGAHPSPFPHAHVVTTTTHKTLRGPRGGMILTNDEDLAKKINSAIFPGLQGGPLMHVIAAKAVSFGEALKPDFKIYARAVVDNAKVLADGIAAGGYDIVTGGTDNHLMLVDLRPKKLTGKAAEAALGRAGITCNKNGVPFDPEKPTITSGIRLGTPAATSRGFGVAEFKQVASLIVEVLDGLAAHGDVENAATEASVLKRTHGLTKRFPIYG encoded by the coding sequence ATGAGCGCACATGAAGCCGCGGCCGGAAGCCATTTGACCAACAGCTTTTTCTCCGCGTCACTCGCGGACGCCGATCCGGAGATCGCGCGCGCCATTGAACTCGAACTCGGTCGCCAGCGCGATGAAATCGAATTGATCGCCTCCGAGAACATTGTCTCCCGCGCCGTCCTCGAGGCCCAGGGCTCGGTGATGACGAACAAATACGCGGAGGGTTATCCGCGCCGCCGCTACTACGGTGGCTGCCAGTTCGTCGATATCGCGGAGGATCTCGCGATCGAGCGGGCCTGCCGCCTGTTCGACTGCCGCTTCGCCAACGTGCAGCCTAATTCCGGCTCCCAGGCGAATCAGGCCGTGTTCATGGCGCTGATGCAGCCTGGCGACACGTTCATGGGACTGGACCTCGCCGCCGGTGGCCATCTGACCCATGGCGCACCGCCGAACATGTCGGGCAAGTGGTTCAAGCCCGTCCCCTATCCGGTTTCGAAGACCGACCACCGGGTCGATATGGACGAGGTGGAACGTCTCGCGCACGCGCACAAGCCCAAGGTCATCGTGGCGGGTGGCTCGGCCTATGCCCGCCATTGGGATTTCGAGCGCTTCCGCGCTATCGCCGATGCCGTCGGCGCCTATTTCATGGTCGATATCGCCCATTTCGCGGGTCTCGTGGCCGGTGGCGCGCATCCTTCGCCGTTCCCGCATGCCCACGTGGTCACGACCACGACCCATAAGACCTTGCGCGGCCCGCGTGGCGGCATGATCCTCACCAACGACGAGGACCTTGCGAAGAAGATCAATTCAGCGATCTTCCCCGGTCTTCAAGGCGGACCGTTGATGCATGTCATCGCTGCGAAGGCGGTCTCCTTCGGTGAGGCGCTGAAGCCGGACTTCAAGATTTACGCGCGGGCGGTCGTTGATAACGCCAAGGTGCTGGCTGATGGAATCGCGGCCGGCGGCTATGACATCGTCACGGGCGGCACCGACAACCACCTCATGCTCGTCGACCTCCGGCCGAAGAAGCTGACGGGGAAGGCCGCCGAGGCCGCACTTGGACGCGCTGGCATCACCTGCAACAAAAATGGTGTGCCGTTCGACCCGGAGAAGCCGACGATCACATCCGGCATTCGTCTTGGCACGCCGGCGGCGACCTCGCGCGGCTTTGGCGTGGCCGAGTTCAAGCAGGTAGCGTCGCTCATCGTCGAGGTGCTCGACGGCCTGGCGGCTCATGGTGACGTCGAGAACGCCGCCACGGAGGCCTCCGTGCTGAAGCGCACCCATGGACTGACCAAGCGCTTTCCGATCTACGGGTGA
- the ribH gene encoding 6,7-dimethyl-8-ribityllumazine synthase, protein MAAPRQSTPVASSSGPARVLIVEARFYDDLADELLRGARGACEAAGAAVDVLTVPGALELPALLAIALDAAEARGLPYDAAVALGCVIRGETGHYEIVANESARALMNLAVSRRLPFGNGILTVENDEQAWARARVSEMDKGGGAAQAALAVLRIKRDLAVTGKTR, encoded by the coding sequence ATGGCCGCTCCACGCCAAAGCACACCTGTCGCCTCCTCCTCGGGCCCAGCGCGCGTTCTTATTGTCGAGGCGCGCTTCTATGATGACCTGGCAGACGAACTGCTGCGGGGCGCGCGCGGCGCGTGCGAGGCTGCAGGCGCCGCCGTCGACGTTCTTACAGTGCCGGGCGCGCTTGAATTGCCGGCTCTTTTGGCGATCGCGCTTGACGCGGCCGAGGCGCGGGGCCTTCCCTATGATGCGGCGGTGGCACTCGGGTGCGTCATCAGGGGCGAGACGGGCCACTACGAAATCGTTGCCAATGAGAGCGCGCGCGCCCTCATGAATCTGGCGGTGAGCCGCCGTCTGCCGTTCGGCAATGGCATCCTGACGGTCGAGAACGACGAGCAGGCCTGGGCGCGGGCGCGGGTCAGCGAGATGGACAAGGGCGGAGGTGCAGCGCAAGCGGCGCTCGCCGTTCTTCGCATCAAGCGCGATCTGGCCGTGACGGGAAAAACCCGATGA